The Longimicrobium sp. genome includes the window GGGATCGAACGGACGCTGGTGGAGGTGGCGCACGACCCCAACCACCCGCTGCGGGGGCGCTTCAACGAGGCCGTCGGGGAGTTCGTGGAGCGGCTGAAGAGCTCGCCCGAGATGATCGCCCGGGGGGAGGCGCTCAAGGAAGAGGTGCTGGGCCACCCCGCCGTGCGGCACTACTCGGCGGGCCTCTGGGCCGACATCAAGGCGTCCGTCCTGCGCCACAGCGCGGACCCGGAGAGCGAGTTCCGGCGGCGCGTGGGGAGCGCGGTCACCCGGTTCGGCGGATCGCTGCTGGAAGACAAGGAATTGCTGGCCAAGGCCAACGGGTGGGTGGAGCAGGCGGTGCTGTACGTGATCGAGCAGTACCGTCACGAGGTGGCCGACCTGATCGAGACCACCGTGCAGGCGTGGGACCCGGAAGACACCACCCGCAAGATCGAGCTGCAGATCGGCCGCGACCTGCAGTACATCCGCATCAACGGCACGCTGGTGGGCGGCCTGGTGGGGCTTCTGATCTACACCGTGTCACTCTTCTTCGGCGCGGGATGACGTGGGTCAGGCGGCGGGGGCGGGGGTGCGGAAGACCAGCGCCACCGAGTAGAACTTGACCACCAGGATGCCGACGACGACGGCGGTTACCAGCACGGGCGAGCGGGTGAGGACGAGCAGCGCCGTCACGAGGCCGGTGTTGAACACCTTGCCCAGCGGCGACCAGTTGAGCTCCCACACCCGCTTGTTGACCAGGTAGTAGTAGTTGGGCGAGATCATGCGCGGATAGCGCAGGTACTGGTTGCTCAGGTAGTGGTCCACGCCCATGAACTGGATGAGGAACAGCACCACGGGAACGGCCAGCGCCGGGTACAGGTACAGCTCGTTGAGGTAGAAGAAGGCCACCAGCAGCCGGTCGGCGAGAATGTCGAACTGGCCGCCGAACAGGGTTTCCTGGTTCAGCCAGCGCGCGACGGCGCCGTCCAGGATGTCGAGCGACCAGTAGACGCCCAGCCCCCACAGGTTCAGCCGCTCGTCGCCGTGCAGCGCCGCCAGGGTGAACAGCGCCATCCCCGCCACCAGCCGCACGGCCGTGATCAGGTTGGGCCACGTCCACGGGGTGTCGGGATGGATGTCCGTGGGAAGCGGCGGCGCGCCCCAGGGAAGCTTCTCGGGCTGGGCTAACGGCATGCGGATGCTGACCGGTGTAGGATGGAGCTCGCCGATGGATCGCGTGGCGCGCAAAAGCTCACCCGCG containing:
- a CDS encoding CDP-alcohol phosphatidyltransferase family protein, translated to MPLAQPEKLPWGAPPLPTDIHPDTPWTWPNLITAVRLVAGMALFTLAALHGDERLNLWGLGVYWSLDILDGAVARWLNQETLFGGQFDILADRLLVAFFYLNELYLYPALAVPVVLFLIQFMGVDHYLSNQYLRYPRMISPNYYYLVNKRVWELNWSPLGKVFNTGLVTALLVLTRSPVLVTAVVVGILVVKFYSVALVFRTPAPAA